One segment of Falco rusticolus isolate bFalRus1 chromosome 3, bFalRus1.pri, whole genome shotgun sequence DNA contains the following:
- the LOC119144350 gene encoding LOW QUALITY PROTEIN: carboxymethylenebutenolidase homolog (The sequence of the model RefSeq protein was modified relative to this genomic sequence to represent the inferred CDS: deleted 2 bases in 1 codon; substituted 1 base at 1 genomic stop codon) yields the protein MGDITESFPESSPPFSEGEADAVLKYLKEQHGAKKLGVIGFCWGGIAVSHLIMTCLELKAGVSLYGLIKNSDDIATFLNPTFFIFAEKDDFIPLHQVTLLEQKLKTNCEVNYEVKTYPGQTHRSVHHRREDSNPQGKPYIEEGRKDVINXLNKYI from the exons ATGGGAGACATAACTGAATCCTTTCCAGAGAGCTCCCCTCCTTTCTCAGAGGG AGAAGCTGATGCTGTGCTTAAATATCTAAAGGAACAGCATGGTGCAAAGAAATTAGGGGTCATTGGTTTTTGCTGGGGTGGTATTGCTGTATCTCACCTGATAATGACATGCCTGGAATTAAAGGCTGGCGTATCTCTCTATG GACTAATCAAGAATTCTGATGATATAGCCACTTTCCTGAACCCTAcgtttttcatttttgctgagAAAGATGACTTCATTCCCCTTCATCAA GTCaccctgctggagcagaagctA AAAACAAATTGTGAAGTCAATTATGAGGTTAAAACTTACCCTGGACAAACTCATCGTTCTGTACATCACAGAAGAGAAGACAGCAATCCTCAAGGTAAGCCTTATAttgaggaaggaagaaaggatgtGATCAACTGactgaataaatacatttaa